In Salmonella enterica subsp. enterica serovar Typhimurium str. LT2, a single window of DNA contains:
- the yneJ gene encoding putative LysR family transcriptional regulator (similar to E. coli putative transcriptional regulator LYSR-type (AAC74599.1); Blastp hit to AAC74599.1 (293 aa), 84% identity in aa 1 - 283), producing the protein MDLTQLEMFNAVALTGSITQAAAKVHRVPSNLTTRIRQLEADLGVSLFIRENQRLRLSPAGHNFLRYSQQILALVDEARMVVAGEEPQGLFSLGALESTAAVRIPALLAGYNQRYPKIQFALTTGPSGAMLDGVLEGKLNAAFIDGPLMHPGLEGIPAYQEEMMIVAPHGHSVVSRASEVNGYNIYAFRANCSYRRHFESWFHADGATPGTIHEMESYHGMLACVIAGAGIALMPASMLNSMPGHHQVEAWPLAEKWRWLNTWLMWRRGAMTRQLEAFIELLNAQLASTD; encoded by the coding sequence ATGGACCTGACGCAACTGGAAATGTTTAACGCTGTCGCTCTGACGGGCAGCATTACGCAGGCGGCGGCAAAAGTGCACCGCGTTCCGTCCAACCTGACCACGCGTATCCGTCAGCTTGAAGCCGACCTGGGCGTCTCTCTGTTTATTCGCGAAAACCAGCGACTCAGGCTGTCACCAGCCGGGCATAACTTTTTACGTTACAGCCAGCAGATCCTGGCGCTGGTCGATGAAGCCCGCATGGTGGTTGCCGGAGAGGAACCGCAAGGACTGTTTTCACTCGGCGCGTTAGAAAGTACTGCCGCCGTACGTATCCCCGCGCTGCTGGCGGGTTATAACCAGCGTTACCCTAAAATTCAGTTCGCGTTAACGACCGGTCCTTCCGGCGCCATGCTGGATGGCGTGCTCGAGGGAAAGCTGAACGCCGCCTTTATTGATGGCCCGCTAATGCATCCGGGGCTGGAAGGTATACCGGCTTACCAGGAAGAGATGATGATCGTCGCGCCACACGGCCATTCCGTCGTTTCGCGGGCCAGCGAGGTGAATGGTTATAACATCTATGCTTTTCGCGCCAACTGTTCTTACCGACGGCATTTCGAAAGCTGGTTTCATGCCGATGGCGCGACCCCCGGTACGATTCACGAAATGGAGTCATATCATGGAATGTTGGCGTGCGTAATTGCCGGCGCAGGTATTGCGCTGATGCCAGCAAGTATGCTCAACAGTATGCCAGGACATCATCAGGTGGAAGCCTGGCCGTTGGCGGAGAAGTGGCGCTGGCTTAACACATGGCTAATGTGGCGGCGCGGGGCGATGACGCGTCAGCTTGAGGCCTTTATCGAGTTACTTAACGCCCAACTGGCGAGCACCGACTGA
- the yneI gene encoding putative succinate-semialdehyde dehydrogenase (similar to E. coli putative aldehyde dehydrogenase (AAC74598.1); Blastp hit to AAC74598.1 (470 aa), 81% identity in aa 9 - 470) → MTMMTATQALSVNPATGQTLAAMPWANAQEIEHALSLAASGFKKWKMTSVAQRAQTLRDIGQALRAHAEEMAQCITREMGKPIKQARAEVTKSAALCDWYAEHGPAMLNPEPTLVENQQAVIEYRPLGVILAIMPWNFPLWQVLRGAVPILLAGNSYLLKHAPNVTGCAQMIARILAEAGTPAGVYGWVNANNEGVSQMINDPRIAAVTVTGSVRAGAAIGAQAGAALKKCVLELGGSDPFIVLNDADLELAVKAAVAGRYQNTGQVCAAAKRFIVEEGIAQAFTDRFVAAAAALKMGDPLVEENDLGPMARFDLRDELHQQVQASVAEGARLLLGGEKIAGEGNYYAATVLADVTPDMTAFRQELFGPVAAITVAKDAAHALALANDSEFGLSATIFTADDTLAAEMAARLECGGVFINGYSASDARVAFGGVKKSGFGRELSHFGLHEFCNVQTVWKNRV, encoded by the coding sequence ATGACCATGATGACTGCAACACAGGCGTTATCCGTGAATCCTGCGACCGGCCAGACGCTGGCGGCAATGCCCTGGGCTAACGCGCAAGAGATTGAACATGCGCTGAGTCTGGCGGCGAGCGGTTTCAAAAAGTGGAAAATGACATCGGTAGCGCAACGGGCGCAAACATTACGCGATATTGGTCAGGCGCTTCGCGCTCATGCAGAAGAGATGGCGCAATGTATTACGCGTGAAATGGGTAAACCCATAAAGCAGGCGCGTGCGGAAGTGACGAAATCCGCCGCGTTATGCGACTGGTATGCGGAACATGGCCCGGCAATGCTGAATCCTGAGCCTACGTTGGTAGAAAATCAGCAGGCGGTGATTGAATACCGTCCGCTGGGCGTCATTCTGGCGATAATGCCGTGGAATTTTCCTTTATGGCAGGTGTTACGCGGGGCAGTGCCGATACTGCTGGCGGGGAATAGCTACTTGTTAAAACATGCGCCCAATGTCACGGGTTGCGCGCAGATGATAGCCCGAATCTTGGCGGAAGCCGGTACTCCCGCTGGCGTCTATGGATGGGTGAACGCTAATAATGAGGGCGTGAGTCAGATGATTAACGATCCGCGAATCGCGGCGGTGACGGTGACCGGTAGCGTGCGCGCCGGCGCGGCGATTGGCGCTCAGGCTGGGGCGGCGCTGAAAAAGTGCGTACTGGAACTGGGTGGCTCGGATCCGTTTATTGTACTCAATGATGCCGATCTCGAGTTGGCGGTAAAAGCTGCGGTTGCCGGACGCTATCAAAACACCGGACAAGTCTGCGCCGCCGCCAAACGTTTTATTGTCGAAGAGGGCATTGCGCAGGCGTTTACCGATCGTTTTGTGGCGGCTGCCGCAGCATTAAAGATGGGTGATCCTCTGGTTGAAGAGAATGACCTGGGGCCGATGGCGCGCTTTGATTTGCGTGATGAACTCCATCAACAGGTGCAGGCTTCCGTCGCCGAAGGCGCACGGCTACTGTTGGGCGGGGAGAAAATCGCCGGGGAGGGCAACTATTATGCCGCGACCGTTCTGGCGGATGTTACACCTGACATGACGGCATTTCGTCAGGAACTTTTTGGGCCTGTTGCCGCCATTACCGTCGCAAAAGATGCGGCGCACGCCCTCGCGCTGGCGAATGACAGTGAGTTTGGCCTGTCGGCGACGATCTTTACCGCCGACGATACGCTGGCCGCGGAGATGGCGGCGCGTCTTGAGTGCGGTGGGGTATTCATTAATGGTTACAGCGCCAGCGATGCGCGTGTGGCATTCGGCGGGGTGAAGAAAAGCGGCTTCGGTCGCGAGCTTTCGCACTTTGGTTTACACGAATTTTGTAATGTGCAGACCGTCTGGAAGAACCGCGTCTAA
- the yneH gene encoding putative glutaminase (similar to E. coli putative glutaminase (AAC74597.1); Blastp hit to AAC74597.1 (308 aa), 91% identity in aa 1 - 308): protein MARAMDNAILETILQRVRPLIGQGKVADYIPALASVEGSKLGIAICTVDGQHYQAGDAHERFSIQSISKVLSLVVAMRHYPEEEIWQRVGKDPSGSPFNSLVQLEMEQGIPRNPFINAGALVVCDMLQGRLSAPRQRMLEVVRALCGVSDITYDATVARSEFEHSARNAAIAWLMKSFGNFHHDVPTVLQNYFHYCALKMSCMELARTFVFLANQGEAFHLDEPVVTPMQARQINALMATSGMYQNAGEFAWRVGLPAKSGVGGGIVAIVPHEMAIAVWSPELDPAGNSLAGIAALEQLTQTLGRSVY from the coding sequence GTGGCCAGGGCCATGGATAATGCAATTTTAGAGACGATTTTACAGCGCGTTCGCCCCCTCATTGGCCAGGGCAAAGTCGCTGACTATATTCCGGCATTAGCGTCCGTCGAAGGTTCAAAGCTGGGGATAGCGATTTGTACCGTGGACGGGCAGCATTATCAGGCGGGCGATGCGCACGAACGCTTCTCTATTCAGTCTATTTCGAAAGTGCTCAGTCTGGTGGTGGCGATGCGTCATTATCCGGAAGAGGAGATCTGGCAGCGCGTCGGAAAAGATCCTTCCGGCTCGCCGTTCAATTCGTTGGTTCAGTTAGAGATGGAACAAGGCATCCCGCGTAATCCATTTATTAATGCGGGCGCGCTGGTGGTATGCGACATGTTGCAAGGCCGGCTTAGCGCGCCGCGTCAGCGGATGCTGGAAGTTGTGCGCGCGCTTTGCGGCGTATCGGATATTACGTATGACGCTACGGTCGCGCGCTCTGAATTTGAGCATTCCGCCCGTAACGCCGCTATTGCCTGGCTGATGAAATCATTCGGTAATTTTCATCATGATGTGCCTACCGTGTTGCAAAATTACTTTCACTACTGTGCGTTGAAAATGAGCTGCATGGAACTGGCGAGGACGTTTGTCTTTCTGGCGAATCAGGGCGAGGCGTTTCATCTCGACGAGCCGGTAGTGACCCCCATGCAGGCCCGGCAGATTAATGCGCTAATGGCGACCAGCGGGATGTATCAGAATGCCGGCGAGTTTGCCTGGCGGGTGGGATTGCCCGCTAAATCCGGCGTGGGCGGCGGTATTGTCGCCATAGTGCCGCATGAAATGGCGATTGCCGTCTGGAGTCCGGAGCTGGATCCTGCGGGAAACTCTCTGGCAGGTATCGCCGCGCTTGAGCAATTAACACAAACGTTAGGACGTTCGGTATACTGA
- the yneG gene encoding putative cytoplasmic protein (similar to E. coli orf, hypothetical protein (AAC74596.1); Blastp hit to AAC74596.1 (119 aa), 80% identity in aa 1 - 118): MNALEPLFARLARSTFRSRFRLGIKERQYCWDKGAEVIDKHAADFIAQRLAPAHPANDGKQTPMRGHPVFIAQHATATCCRGCLAKWHQIPQGEPLSEAQQQYIVSVIHYWLVIQMNQR, translated from the coding sequence ATGAATGCGCTTGAACCGCTCTTTGCCCGCCTGGCGCGATCGACATTTCGTTCGCGTTTTCGTCTCGGGATAAAAGAAAGACAATATTGCTGGGATAAAGGCGCGGAGGTGATTGATAAACACGCCGCCGATTTTATCGCCCAGCGACTGGCGCCAGCTCACCCGGCGAATGATGGTAAGCAAACGCCGATGCGGGGCCATCCGGTATTTATCGCGCAACATGCGACGGCAACCTGCTGTCGCGGGTGCCTGGCGAAGTGGCACCAGATACCTCAGGGAGAACCGCTGAGCGAAGCGCAGCAACAGTATATTGTCAGCGTTATCCATTACTGGCTGGTCATACAAATGAATCAGCGGTAG
- a CDS encoding putative inner membrane protein (similar to E. coli orf, hypothetical protein (AAC74593.1); Blastp hit to AAC74593.1 (321 aa), 84% identity in aa 11 - 321) — MTVLFHQLKIIMIVRPQQHWIRLIFVWHGSVLSKIFSRLLLNFLLSIAVIIMLPWYTMLGIKFTLAPFSILGVAIAIFLGFRNNACYARYVEARHLWGQLMIASRSILREVKTTLPDERGIEDFVRLQIAFAHCLRMTLRRQPQTQVLGNYLDQEALQKVVASHSPANRILLLMGEWLAIRRRSGKLSDILFHSLNNRLNDMSSVLAGCERIANTPVPFAYTLILHRTVYLFCIMLPFALVVDLHYMTPFISVLISYTFIALDALAEELEDPFGTENNDLPLDAICNAIEIDLLQMNDERDIPAKRIPDKRYQLT; from the coding sequence ATGACAGTGCTTTTTCACCAGCTGAAGATAATCATGATCGTTAGACCACAACAGCACTGGATTCGCCTGATATTTGTCTGGCATGGTTCCGTGTTATCTAAAATCTTTTCACGACTACTCCTTAACTTTCTTCTTTCTATCGCCGTTATTATCATGCTGCCCTGGTACACAATGCTGGGTATTAAGTTTACCCTTGCGCCGTTTAGCATACTGGGCGTCGCTATCGCCATTTTTCTTGGGTTTCGCAATAATGCCTGTTATGCGCGTTACGTCGAAGCCCGACATTTGTGGGGGCAGTTGATGATCGCTTCACGCTCAATACTGCGAGAGGTGAAAACAACCTTGCCTGATGAACGCGGTATCGAGGATTTTGTTCGGTTACAAATCGCTTTTGCCCACTGTTTGCGTATGACATTGCGTCGACAGCCTCAAACGCAAGTTCTGGGAAACTATCTTGACCAGGAGGCGTTACAGAAAGTTGTCGCTTCCCATTCCCCCGCTAACCGTATCTTATTGCTGATGGGAGAGTGGCTGGCGATTCGCCGCCGCAGCGGAAAGCTTTCCGATATTTTATTTCATAGCCTCAACAACCGCTTAAATGATATGTCGTCAGTATTGGCCGGCTGTGAGCGCATCGCCAACACGCCGGTGCCTTTTGCCTATACGTTAATTTTGCATCGTACGGTTTATCTTTTCTGCATTATGTTGCCATTTGCACTGGTGGTTGATCTGCACTATATGACGCCGTTTATTTCGGTGCTGATTTCTTATACGTTTATCGCGCTGGATGCGTTAGCAGAAGAGTTGGAAGATCCGTTCGGTACTGAAAATAATGATTTACCGCTGGATGCGATATGCAATGCGATAGAAATCGATTTACTGCAAATGAATGATGAAAGGGATATTCCGGCAAAACGGATACCGGATAAACGCTATCAACTGACCTGA
- a CDS encoding putative outer membrane protein has product MGITIMQKTSLLFSAAAITLTLMASSASAATPTAAQNEATSTVKQEITEGINRYLYSIDKADPTLGKQLFYVSPETSFIHPRGHERGWSQIAENFYGTTMGKTFSKRTLKLDAPPAIHVYGNAAVAEFDWHFTAVRRDNGQTQHTTGRESQVWAKIPNTGWRIVHVHYSGPAKTGVGEGY; this is encoded by the coding sequence ATGGGTATAACTATTATGCAAAAAACGTCACTATTGTTTTCGGCCGCCGCGATAACGTTAACTCTGATGGCGTCATCGGCATCAGCGGCAACGCCAACCGCCGCACAAAATGAAGCTACGTCGACCGTTAAACAAGAAATTACAGAAGGCATTAACCGTTACCTTTATTCAATAGATAAGGCAGACCCAACGTTAGGCAAGCAGCTCTTTTATGTTTCACCGGAAACCAGTTTTATTCATCCACGCGGTCACGAACGCGGATGGTCGCAGATCGCTGAAAATTTTTATGGCACCACTATGGGTAAAACCTTCAGCAAACGCACATTAAAACTGGACGCTCCCCCTGCTATTCATGTGTATGGCAATGCCGCCGTTGCAGAGTTCGACTGGCATTTTACCGCGGTACGCCGTGATAATGGGCAGACTCAACACACGACAGGCCGCGAAAGCCAGGTGTGGGCGAAGATACCAAACACAGGATGGCGAATCGTTCATGTCCACTACTCCGGTCCAGCCAAAACCGGCGTTGGAGAAGGCTATTAA
- a CDS encoding putative inner membrane protein has protein sequence MPSVISCLTVDVASFCAAVGVAADADDAIRVNVIAAAENNSDVFCIIVIPIWSVFETLYLSCYVHLYTKGAWLTNNKKHPSIKLPRKGSSAIKNIVFVCNGMTQNINI, from the coding sequence ATGCCTTCTGTAATTTCTTGTTTAACGGTCGACGTAGCTTCATTTTGTGCGGCGGTTGGCGTTGCCGCTGATGCCGATGACGCCATCAGAGTTAACGTTATCGCGGCGGCCGAAAACAATAGTGACGTTTTTTGCATAATAGTTATACCCATATGGTCTGTTTTTGAGACGCTTTATCTTTCCTGTTACGTTCACCTTTATACTAAAGGAGCATGGCTCACGAACAATAAAAAACATCCTTCTATAAAACTACCCCGAAAAGGGAGTAGTGCAATTAAGAATATCGTATTTGTTTGTAACGGCATGACTCAAAATATCAACATTTAG